One Tenrec ecaudatus isolate mTenEca1 chromosome 12, mTenEca1.hap1, whole genome shotgun sequence DNA segment encodes these proteins:
- the BUD23 gene encoding 18S rRNA (guanine-N(7))-methyltransferase isoform X2, translating into MIDIQTKMAGRALELLSLPEDQPCYLLDIGCGSGLSGDFISDEGHYWVGLDISTAMLNAALDRDTEGDLLLGDMGQGIPFRPGSFDGCISISAVQWLCSANKKSDNPAKRLYCFFSSLYSVLARGSRAALQLYPENSEQLELITTQATKAGFTGGVVVDYPNSAKAKKFYLCLFSGPSSMLPQGLSGQEDEVANRQSMFTNERVTARRSLKRGLVKNTRDWVLEKKERRRRQGKEVRPDTQYTGRKRKPRF; encoded by the exons ATGATTGACATCCAGACTAAGATGGCTGGCCGGGCCCTGGAGCTGCTCTCACTGCCTGAGGACCAGCCCTGCTACCTTCTGGATATTGG CTGCGGCTCTGGACTAAGTGGGGACTTTATCTCGGATGAGGGACACTATTGGGTGGGCCTGGACATCAGCACCGCCATGCTGA ATGCGGCCTTGGACCGAGACACAGAGGGAGACCTGCTTCTTGGGGACATGGGTCAGGGTATCCCCTTCAGACCAGGTTCCTTTGATGGCTGTATCAG CATCTCTGCGGTGCAGTGGCTCTGCAGTGCCAACAAGAAGTCCGACAACCCCGCCAAGCGCCTCTACtgctttttttcctctctctattCCGTCCTG gcccggggctcccgtgCTGCCCTGCAGCTCTACCCGGAGAACTCGGAGCAG TTGGAGCTGATCACGACCCAGGCCACCAAGGCTGGCTTCACAGGGGGCGTTGTGGTAGACTACCCCAACAGCGCCAAAGCCAAGAA GTTCTACCTTTGTCTTTTTTCTGGGCCTTCGAGCATGCTGCCACAG GGACTGAGTGGCCAGGAAGATGAAGTCGCAAACAGGCAGTCCATGTTCACCAACGAGAG GGTCACCGCGCGCAGGTCTTTGAAGCGAGGGTTGGTGAAGAACACCCGggactgggtgctggagaagaaggagCGCCGAAGGCGGCAGGGCAA GGAGGTACGGCCCGACACCCAGTACACCGGCCGCAAGCGCAAGCCCCGTTTCTGA
- the DNAJC30 gene encoding dnaJ homolog subfamily C member 30, mitochondrial, whose protein sequence is MAAKCDRKWPRMLLWRCRLGTGVPSNSGWSLGRGECARARSDGPYSRTALYELLGVPATATQAQIKAAYYRQSFLYHPDRNSGSAEAAERFTRISQAYVVLASATLRRKYDRGLLSDEDLRGPGARPSRTAATEAAGAPRSQASASRGHSTGQAASGTNRTMFNFDAFYQAHYGEQLERERRLRARREALHKQKERAQKGFHWDDTRDVTFVFLFVAILVVIGCRM, encoded by the coding sequence ATGGCAGCTAAGTGTGATCGGAAGTGGCCGCGGATGTTGTTATGGAGGTGCCGGCTGGGCACCGGAGTGCCTTCGAATTccggatggagcctaggccggggAGAATGCGCGCGGGCCCGCAGCGACGGCCCCTACTCCCGCACAGCGCTCTATGAGCTGCTCGGCGTTCCCGCCACAGCCACACAGGCGCAGATCAAGGCGGCCTACTACCGGCAGAGCTTCCTCTACCACCCGGACCGCAACTCGGGCAGCGCCGAGGCTGCCGAGCGCTTCACCCGCATCTCCCAGGCCTACGTGGTGCTGGCCAGTGCCACCCTGCGCCGTAAGTATGACCGCGGCCTGCTCAGCGACGAGGACCTGCGCGGCCCCGGCGCCCGGCCGTCCAGGACCGCCGCGACCGAGGCTGCCGGCGCGCCCCGCTCCCAAGCATCCGCCTCCCGCGGCCACAGCACAGGGCAGGCGGCGTCGGGGACCAATCGCACCATGTTCAACTTCGACGCCTTCTACCAGGCCCACTACGGAGAGCAACTGGAGCGCGAGCGGCGCCTCCGGGCTCGGCGCGAGGCCCTCCACAAGCAGAAGGAGCGGGCCCAGAAAGGCTTCCACTGGGACGACACCCGAGACGTGACTTTCGTCTTTCTGTTCGTTGCCATCCTCGTCGTCATCGGCTGCCGAATGTAA
- the BUD23 gene encoding 18S rRNA (guanine-N(7))-methyltransferase isoform X1 encodes MAGRGRRPEHGGPPELFYNEDEARKYVRNSRMIDIQTKMAGRALELLSLPEDQPCYLLDIGCGSGLSGDFISDEGHYWVGLDISTAMLNAALDRDTEGDLLLGDMGQGIPFRPGSFDGCISISAVQWLCSANKKSDNPAKRLYCFFSSLYSVLARGSRAALQLYPENSEQLELITTQATKAGFTGGVVVDYPNSAKAKKFYLCLFSGPSSMLPQGLSGQEDEVANRQSMFTNERVTARRSLKRGLVKNTRDWVLEKKERRRRQGKEVRPDTQYTGRKRKPRF; translated from the exons ATGGCTGGCCGCGGACGGAGGCCGGAGCACGGGGGGCCCCCGGAGCTG TTTTACAACGAGGACGAAGCCCGGAAATACGTTCGCAA CTCCCGGATGATTGACATCCAGACTAAGATGGCTGGCCGGGCCCTGGAGCTGCTCTCACTGCCTGAGGACCAGCCCTGCTACCTTCTGGATATTGG CTGCGGCTCTGGACTAAGTGGGGACTTTATCTCGGATGAGGGACACTATTGGGTGGGCCTGGACATCAGCACCGCCATGCTGA ATGCGGCCTTGGACCGAGACACAGAGGGAGACCTGCTTCTTGGGGACATGGGTCAGGGTATCCCCTTCAGACCAGGTTCCTTTGATGGCTGTATCAG CATCTCTGCGGTGCAGTGGCTCTGCAGTGCCAACAAGAAGTCCGACAACCCCGCCAAGCGCCTCTACtgctttttttcctctctctattCCGTCCTG gcccggggctcccgtgCTGCCCTGCAGCTCTACCCGGAGAACTCGGAGCAG TTGGAGCTGATCACGACCCAGGCCACCAAGGCTGGCTTCACAGGGGGCGTTGTGGTAGACTACCCCAACAGCGCCAAAGCCAAGAA GTTCTACCTTTGTCTTTTTTCTGGGCCTTCGAGCATGCTGCCACAG GGACTGAGTGGCCAGGAAGATGAAGTCGCAAACAGGCAGTCCATGTTCACCAACGAGAG GGTCACCGCGCGCAGGTCTTTGAAGCGAGGGTTGGTGAAGAACACCCGggactgggtgctggagaagaaggagCGCCGAAGGCGGCAGGGCAA GGAGGTACGGCCCGACACCCAGTACACCGGCCGCAAGCGCAAGCCCCGTTTCTGA